Proteins from a genomic interval of Staphylococcus debuckii:
- a CDS encoding gamma-glutamyltransferase: MKSIYNKKVLGVILILTLLVSIGFYFLNKEDQVDKDKLYENKLAQHNKKNADKNYGVATNNKIAREVGNKIIQDGGNSADAAYGVAYTLAVTEPYAAGLGGEGTSLTYDGKKNSRPKVYDYSAMSSYNYKNGQEIGVPGFVKGMHDMHQKEGSMSEKKILNYVIPLAEDGFQVNNDLAKLLSKYSGNIDKNSPFFKDGQVLKTGDVVKQEHLANTLKDIRDKGDDYFYKEMGDNIAKQSKGSLTARDFKDYKTKEKKPISTNYLGNTVYTSPNPTSGMLTLQALKIDQSINGNLGEDNRKDFIESVVEARNVNFKNRYLVNGKEDNNDKHMNDSYLTKRAEQYKNLKNKFGLQGQVNTAGSHFVVVDKQGKMTSSTNTLNNFFGSGDYTKQGFFMNNALKRFSKAPASANHGGAHKAPRSFISPTITVGDNYYVGAGTPGGNKVPTMMHEVLSTYLRGNDSLQATINKPRFYNDGKHLYYEDGMSDKDIKIFKDLGFKPQNSFDNPNFGSVQGATYFKKDKKTETGHDVEVR; encoded by the coding sequence ATGAAAAGCATCTACAATAAGAAAGTGCTTGGGGTCATTCTTATTCTGACCCTGCTTGTCTCGATTGGTTTTTACTTTTTAAACAAAGAAGACCAAGTCGATAAAGATAAATTATATGAAAATAAACTGGCGCAACATAATAAGAAGAATGCGGACAAGAATTACGGCGTCGCTACGAATAATAAAATCGCCCGTGAAGTCGGCAATAAAATTATTCAAGACGGCGGTAACTCTGCCGATGCTGCTTACGGTGTCGCTTATACACTTGCTGTAACTGAACCTTACGCGGCAGGACTCGGCGGTGAAGGCACGTCACTGACTTACGATGGCAAAAAGAATTCTCGGCCGAAAGTGTATGACTACAGTGCTATGTCCTCTTACAACTATAAGAATGGACAAGAAATCGGCGTTCCAGGCTTTGTTAAAGGGATGCATGACATGCATCAAAAAGAAGGCAGTATGAGTGAGAAGAAAATCTTGAATTATGTCATTCCCCTCGCGGAAGATGGCTTCCAAGTCAACAACGATTTAGCTAAATTGCTATCTAAATATAGCGGCAATATTGATAAGAACTCTCCTTTCTTCAAAGACGGACAAGTTCTGAAAACAGGAGATGTGGTGAAACAAGAACATCTTGCCAACACTTTAAAGGATATCCGAGATAAAGGCGATGATTATTTTTACAAAGAGATGGGAGACAACATCGCGAAACAATCTAAAGGCAGCTTAACGGCTCGAGACTTTAAAGATTATAAAACGAAAGAGAAGAAACCGATTTCTACTAATTACCTGGGAAATACGGTTTATACATCACCTAATCCAACAAGCGGAATGCTGACATTACAAGCCTTGAAAATTGATCAATCTATCAATGGTAATTTAGGCGAAGACAATCGCAAAGACTTTATCGAAAGTGTTGTGGAAGCACGTAACGTCAATTTCAAGAACCGCTATTTAGTTAATGGTAAAGAGGACAACAATGATAAACATATGAATGACAGTTACCTTACCAAGCGTGCTGAGCAATACAAGAATCTGAAGAATAAATTTGGACTGCAAGGTCAAGTCAATACAGCAGGTTCTCACTTCGTAGTAGTCGATAAGCAAGGTAAAATGACAAGTTCTACCAATACCTTAAATAACTTCTTTGGTTCAGGTGATTATACTAAACAAGGCTTCTTCATGAATAATGCCTTGAAACGTTTCTCTAAAGCACCTGCTAGTGCTAACCATGGCGGTGCACATAAAGCACCACGTTCCTTCATTTCACCTACTATCACAGTCGGCGATAATTATTACGTAGGTGCAGGCACACCGGGTGGCAATAAAGTGCCGACGATGATGCACGAAGTCTTGTCTACTTACTTAAGAGGCAATGATTCTTTACAAGCAACTATTAATAAACCGCGTTTCTATAATGATGGGAAACATCTTTACTATGAAGACGGCATGTCAGATAAAGACATCAAGATATTTAAAGACTTAGGATTCAAGCCGCAGAACAGCTTCGATAACCCTAACTTCGGCAGTGTCCAAGGTGCCACTTACTTCAAGAAAGATAAGAAAACAGAAACCGGTCATGACGTAGAAGTACGATAG
- a CDS encoding CapA family protein, translating to MSNKQPFNIENWILKKSKNQKKHNSKLMLVVLAVALILLIILMATFKTNKLDVFAKNKDDIHFSYFGNVTLNKQIRQNDLSDMFSAIHHTIQQSDYASASLNINKVSDNPKKNIQRNLKNIDFLKDTGFNSLNLTNNSVDLEEIKQIEKQANSKYGYNFITGNGSNPLNSKVTHKTVKGKKVATVSFTDISSKYANPKKSTTSIALDPKIFIPLVKKLKQDNDMVIVNVDWGIPDEPNVTDRQKEYGHALADAGADVVLGHNTVVQKIEKHKGTNIFYSLGNVTSDDFLSENKKSIALQQSWNGKKSDFLITPIRTSGDKVTRDKMNPVEKKKLENRIADPSIKMKETKGGYTYKS from the coding sequence ATGTCGAATAAACAACCGTTTAACATAGAGAATTGGATTCTGAAGAAATCTAAGAACCAGAAGAAGCATAATTCCAAATTGATGTTAGTCGTGCTGGCTGTCGCTTTAATTCTTCTTATTATTCTGATGGCAACCTTTAAAACGAATAAGTTAGACGTCTTTGCGAAGAATAAAGATGACATTCATTTCTCTTATTTTGGAAATGTGACATTGAACAAGCAAATCAGACAGAATGACTTGAGCGATATGTTCAGTGCGATTCATCATACGATTCAACAAAGTGATTATGCCTCTGCAAGCTTGAACATCAACAAAGTTTCAGATAATCCTAAGAAGAACATTCAACGTAACTTGAAAAATATTGATTTCTTGAAAGATACTGGCTTTAACAGCCTCAACTTGACCAATAATTCAGTCGACCTGGAAGAAATCAAACAAATTGAGAAACAAGCCAATTCTAAATACGGCTACAATTTTATTACAGGTAATGGTTCCAACCCATTAAATAGTAAAGTCACACATAAGACGGTCAAAGGTAAGAAAGTCGCTACAGTTTCTTTCACTGACATTAGTTCTAAATATGCGAACCCTAAGAAATCGACAACCTCTATTGCTTTAGATCCTAAAATCTTTATTCCATTGGTGAAAAAGCTGAAACAAGATAACGACATGGTTATCGTCAATGTCGATTGGGGTATTCCGGACGAACCTAATGTGACAGACCGTCAGAAAGAATATGGCCACGCATTAGCAGATGCTGGCGCAGATGTGGTACTCGGCCATAACACTGTTGTACAGAAGATCGAGAAGCATAAAGGTACTAATATTTTCTACAGTCTCGGCAATGTTACTTCTGATGATTTCTTATCAGAGAACAAGAAAAGTATTGCCTTGCAGCAATCCTGGAATGGCAAGAAGAGTGATTTCTTAATCACCCCTATCCGCACCTCTGGAGATAAGGTCACAAGAGATAAGATGAATCCAGTTGAAAAGAAAAAACTAGAAAATCGTATTGCTGATCCATCTATCAAAATGAAAGAAACTAAAGGAGGTTACACATATAAAAGTTAA
- the pgsC gene encoding poly-gamma-glutamate biosynthesis protein PgsC → MVGSELYFSLFVGIVLSLIFAEKFGINPAGLVVPGYLALIFDQPVMLLSVLVISCLTYFIVAHGISRVAILYGRRKFAAMILTGMILKFLFDLIYPLTPFEVVQISGIGIVIPGIIANTIQKQGTITTLASCMLLTCITYVILFAYSFIK, encoded by the coding sequence TTGGTAGGTTCCGAGTTATATTTTTCATTATTTGTAGGTATTGTACTGAGTTTGATCTTTGCTGAGAAATTCGGTATTAACCCTGCAGGACTAGTGGTTCCTGGTTATTTAGCTTTAATCTTTGATCAGCCGGTGATGTTGTTATCTGTGCTGGTTATCAGTTGTTTAACTTATTTTATCGTGGCACACGGTATCAGTCGTGTCGCCATTCTTTATGGACGCAGAAAGTTCGCAGCGATGATTCTGACGGGAATGATTCTGAAGTTCTTGTTCGATTTAATTTATCCGCTGACACCATTTGAAGTCGTCCAGATATCCGGTATCGGTATTGTCATCCCTGGTATCATTGCGAATACGATTCAGAAACAAGGTACCATCACGACATTAGCTTCATGTATGCTGCTGACATGTATCACGTACGTTATTTTATTTGCTTATAGCTTTATCAAATAA
- the pgsB gene encoding poly-gamma-glutamate synthase PgsB — MLLVVIFTALILILGIREIYIHKKRINKIPIRININGIRGKSTITRLIYGILRENNYKVIGKTTGTDARMLYWFDEEEYPVVRKPQGPNIGEQKDILQNVNDNGGEAIVNECMAVNPDYQIIFQNQLLKANIGVIVNVMEDHMETLGPTLDEVAEAFTATIPYNGKLIVMKDDYTEFFKKEADKRNTETIVVDRDEVEESLLREFDYIVFPDNVAIAMGVAEAVGANTDTALKGMLNAPPDSGAVHIHYYHKNEPQSTKAILQKVIDYKYPFEKKVIILNCRGDRLDRTKLFAENFITEVDYDTLICVGKSTQLVTEVMKSQPDKKYLNFEGKPFEEVEKAIYAESENALVFCVGNIHGNGKKVVNLLEGLD; from the coding sequence TTGTTGTTGGTTGTGATATTTACTGCTTTGATCTTAATTCTTGGCATAAGAGAAATATATATTCATAAGAAACGCATCAATAAAATCCCCATACGGATTAACATAAATGGCATTCGCGGCAAGTCCACAATCACGCGTTTGATTTACGGAATACTGCGTGAAAATAATTATAAAGTCATTGGTAAAACTACAGGAACAGACGCAAGAATGTTGTATTGGTTTGACGAAGAAGAATATCCGGTAGTTCGAAAACCTCAAGGTCCGAATATCGGCGAACAAAAAGACATACTGCAAAATGTAAATGATAACGGCGGTGAAGCCATTGTTAATGAATGTATGGCTGTTAATCCCGATTACCAAATCATTTTCCAGAACCAATTATTGAAAGCCAATATTGGTGTCATCGTCAACGTCATGGAAGACCACATGGAAACTTTAGGTCCTACCTTGGATGAAGTGGCCGAAGCATTTACAGCCACGATTCCCTATAACGGCAAGTTGATTGTCATGAAAGATGACTACACAGAGTTTTTCAAGAAAGAAGCTGACAAGAGAAACACCGAAACGATTGTCGTGGATAGAGATGAAGTTGAAGAATCCTTGTTACGTGAATTTGATTACATTGTCTTCCCTGATAACGTGGCCATCGCCATGGGTGTTGCTGAAGCTGTCGGAGCTAATACAGACACAGCACTCAAAGGGATGTTGAATGCGCCACCAGATAGCGGTGCCGTACATATACACTATTATCATAAGAATGAACCGCAATCTACAAAAGCTATCTTGCAAAAAGTCATTGATTATAAATATCCGTTCGAGAAGAAAGTCATTATTTTAAACTGTCGTGGTGACAGATTGGATAGAACCAAACTCTTCGCTGAAAACTTTATTACTGAAGTCGATTACGACACTTTGATTTGCGTCGGTAAAAGTACGCAGCTGGTGACTGAAGTCATGAAATCACAACCAGACAAGAAGTACTTGAATTTCGAAGGTAAACCTTTTGAAGAAGTTGAGAAAGCTATTTATGCAGAATCTGAAAATGCCTTAGTATTCTGCGTCGGAAATATACACGGAAACGGCAAGAAAGTCGTTAATTTATTGGAAGGGTTGGATTAA
- a CDS encoding DUF3100 domain-containing protein: MEQEQRLWKDWRLHGLVLAIVVICELIGPFKIPLGVTSILLLPVVYGVVLGLAAYFTPMVKQKQAKNSEPMVFISVAVLIAKFGTEAGPALPKIIAAGPALILQEFGNLGTILLSLPLAIMLGLKRESIGMTHSIGRESSMALITEKYGIESPEWRGVMSMYIFGTIFGAIFFSIFSGIIASILPLHPLSYAMATGVGSGVMSAAAVGPLIEMFPNYASDIKAFSGVSNLLTSVTGLYMSMLIALPLTVRYYNGMMRMKEKARMRKGEHNASETNI, translated from the coding sequence ATGGAACAAGAACAGCGTCTATGGAAAGATTGGCGTTTACATGGATTAGTATTAGCCATTGTTGTGATTTGTGAATTGATCGGCCCATTTAAAATTCCACTTGGGGTGACGTCGATTTTATTATTACCTGTGGTTTATGGAGTTGTTCTAGGTTTAGCAGCTTATTTCACTCCTATGGTTAAACAGAAGCAAGCGAAGAATTCGGAGCCTATGGTTTTTATTTCAGTTGCTGTTTTAATTGCGAAGTTTGGTACGGAAGCAGGTCCTGCGTTGCCTAAAATTATCGCTGCTGGTCCTGCGTTGATTCTGCAAGAGTTTGGTAATCTCGGTACGATTCTATTGTCTCTACCACTTGCCATTATGTTGGGATTGAAACGTGAATCAATTGGAATGACGCACTCTATTGGTCGTGAATCTAGTATGGCTTTGATAACTGAAAAATATGGTATTGAGTCGCCCGAATGGCGGGGTGTAATGTCTATGTATATTTTCGGTACAATTTTTGGAGCGATTTTCTTTAGTATTTTTTCCGGAATTATCGCATCTATCTTACCGCTTCACCCCCTCTCTTACGCTATGGCCACGGGTGTCGGCAGCGGTGTCATGTCTGCAGCAGCGGTCGGTCCGTTGATTGAGATGTTTCCTAATTATGCGAGTGACATCAAAGCTTTCTCAGGTGTCAGTAATCTCTTAACTTCCGTCACCGGCCTCTATATGAGTATGCTTATTGCCTTGCCACTCACAGTCCGCTATTACAACGGTATGATGCGTATGAAAGAAAAAGCCAGAATGAGAAAGGGTGAGCACAATGCAAGCGAAACTAACATCTAA
- a CDS encoding AAA family ATPase translates to MLQSIRIECEYLPCEKVEINFDNTNNAIIFGRNGSGKSTISRAIEKFSETQLKNTKEKENNEIEDNNEDEDFKQPFNISFEYNTESNKVLDNIYVYNDDFQKDHVTFSDSGNFESIVMLGEQGNIQDTIDSLNRVLKEIEGDIELKEEEINSFNLDLKVKEIKDMLKGGNSSWAYRQKVIDNLTTNKPLTNKLFEKIIKKHCTEDYYDIKESLDENIDLIRNILQKNL, encoded by the coding sequence ATGCTTCAAAGTATTAGAATTGAGTGCGAATATTTACCTTGTGAAAAAGTTGAAATCAATTTCGATAATACTAATAATGCAATAATATTTGGAAGAAATGGTTCTGGTAAAAGTACGATATCAAGAGCTATCGAAAAATTTTCTGAAACCCAGTTGAAAAATACCAAAGAAAAAGAAAACAATGAAATAGAAGATAATAATGAAGATGAAGATTTTAAACAACCATTCAATATTTCTTTTGAGTATAATACTGAATCAAATAAAGTTCTAGATAATATTTATGTTTATAATGATGATTTTCAAAAAGATCATGTTACATTTTCTGATTCGGGTAACTTTGAGTCTATAGTTATGCTAGGAGAACAAGGTAATATTCAAGATACCATAGATTCTTTGAATAGAGTTCTAAAAGAGATAGAAGGGGATATTGAATTAAAAGAGGAGGAAATAAATAGTTTTAATTTAGACTTAAAAGTTAAAGAAATTAAAGACATGCTGAAAGGCGGAAATAGTAGTTGGGCTTATAGGCAAAAAGTTATTGATAATTTAACTACAAATAAACCTTTAACCAATAAGTTGTTTGAGAAAATAATCAAGAAACATTGTACTGAAGATTATTATGATATTAAAGAAAGTCTAGATGAAAATATTGATTTAATAAGAAATATCTTACAAAAAAACCTTTAG
- a CDS encoding AAA family ATPase: protein MKTIIKYGNEKIDFADSIAKDKNQEYCPTCFRPLGDSDKNEIRRLIKEVLEKNNTETLENRIEHVLSEIKEQELIKIDDRVDVKTQSDLNKNIGIFNYYVKKTVEILEEKRRYPYKTKFEGYCVNDLKKTLDKLKEKIEIYEQLVITYNSSFKELSIIQDKATELNIKLASIKIKDKLTEYKEKENLYNNLCVENKNLINEKEIVENRIDKNIQELKKTNFALKEINDNLKLIFYDDNRLKLVNQNNKYYIKSRGKYVKSNELSLGEQNVISLCYFFSTINKDRSIEDVYRHEMLLVLDDPISSFDYENKIGIYNFLRMKLKRVCRNNEDSKIIITTHDMEVLNNLEKLVSELKVVGKKNKTNLCLLNSNGVQPMKNKFKDQYKNQLRDIYSFAKGENDIVEQYIGNEMRKVLEAFSTFNFQCGMDDLRRSDNGFPLSIIKDDREKEFFESFMFRLVLNNESHSKDTVNNYTDQNFYQYLTLEEKVYTAKMQIVFMYKLNPYHIAKTIGESFSEKDIKKWSELIK, encoded by the coding sequence GTGAAAACAATTATAAAATATGGTAATGAAAAAATAGATTTTGCAGATTCAATTGCAAAGGATAAAAATCAAGAATATTGTCCTACTTGTTTTCGCCCCTTAGGAGATAGTGACAAAAATGAAATAAGAAGGCTTATTAAAGAGGTTCTCGAGAAAAATAATACAGAAACTTTGGAAAATAGAATAGAGCATGTCCTTTCCGAAATTAAAGAGCAAGAATTAATAAAAATTGATGATAGAGTCGATGTAAAAACACAAAGTGATTTAAATAAAAATATTGGAATATTCAATTACTATGTAAAGAAAACTGTTGAAATCTTGGAAGAAAAAAGAAGATATCCTTATAAAACAAAATTTGAAGGTTACTGCGTTAATGATTTAAAAAAAACGTTGGATAAATTAAAAGAAAAAATAGAAATATATGAGCAGCTTGTGATTACATACAATTCATCATTTAAAGAGCTTTCCATTATCCAAGATAAAGCAACAGAGTTAAATATAAAATTGGCTTCGATAAAGATTAAAGATAAGCTAACTGAGTATAAAGAAAAAGAGAACCTATATAATAATCTATGTGTTGAGAATAAAAATTTAATTAATGAAAAGGAAATAGTTGAAAATAGAATTGACAAAAATATTCAAGAACTTAAAAAAACTAATTTTGCATTGAAAGAAATCAATGATAACTTAAAACTTATTTTTTATGATGACAACAGGTTGAAGTTAGTAAATCAAAATAATAAATATTATATTAAATCGAGGGGCAAGTATGTTAAATCTAATGAATTATCACTTGGAGAACAAAACGTAATTAGTTTATGTTACTTTTTCTCAACAATAAATAAAGATAGAAGTATCGAAGATGTATATAGACATGAAATGCTATTGGTTTTAGACGATCCTATTTCAAGCTTTGATTATGAAAATAAAATAGGGATTTATAACTTTCTTCGAATGAAATTAAAAAGAGTTTGCAGAAATAATGAGGATAGTAAAATAATAATAACAACACATGATATGGAAGTATTGAATAATTTAGAAAAATTAGTCTCTGAACTTAAAGTTGTAGGTAAGAAGAATAAGACGAATTTGTGCTTGCTTAATTCAAATGGTGTACAACCTATGAAGAATAAATTTAAAGATCAATATAAAAACCAATTGAGAGATATTTATAGTTTTGCTAAAGGTGAAAACGATATAGTTGAACAGTATATAGGTAATGAAATGAGAAAAGTCTTAGAGGCTTTTAGTACTTTTAACTTTCAATGTGGCATGGATGATTTGAGAAGAAGTGACAATGGATTTCCTTTAAGCATCATTAAGGATGATAGAGAAAAAGAATTTTTTGAGTCTTTTATGTTTAGATTAGTTTTAAATAATGAAAGTCATTCAAAGGATACAGTTAATAATTATACGGATCAGAATTTTTATCAGTATTTAACATTAGAGGAGAAGGTTTATACTGCCAAGATGCAAATAGTATTTATGTATAAATTAAACCCTTATCATATAGCTAAAACAATCGGAGAGTCCTTTAGTGAAAAGGATATAAAAAAATGGTCAGAATTAATAAAATAG
- a CDS encoding type II restriction endonuclease: protein MDFKEYINDEPKERLDYFMETLSTTNRTPEYYVNWEKVNRNTEKYELELTTMGYLIGKDNIIEEARELFKKQPELLKTVPILIAARDRKLDVLLLDDNDNMEFYDIDFKNIDIGNLEVYIEFMENSGLFDFLQNGVHKSLVDFVYGVETGLDSNGRKNRSGKVMEDILERNVAKMCERLNYKYKDQASAKWMHDTWGVHVPVDKSERRFDMAIYDDERDKVYVIETNYYGGGGSKLKSVSGEFRSLNNLINSSEHDVTFAWVTDGQGWHTAKIPLSEAFQDIKNIFNLSMLRKDYIYDLIK from the coding sequence ATGGATTTTAAAGAATATATCAATGACGAACCTAAAGAACGTTTGGATTATTTTATGGAAACGCTTAGTACTACAAATAGAACACCAGAGTATTATGTGAATTGGGAAAAAGTAAACAGAAATACAGAAAAATATGAGTTAGAACTTACTACAATGGGTTACTTAATAGGTAAAGATAATATTATCGAGGAAGCTCGAGAACTATTTAAAAAACAGCCTGAACTATTGAAAACTGTACCTATATTAATAGCTGCTAGAGATAGAAAGTTAGATGTCTTATTGCTTGATGATAACGATAATATGGAGTTTTATGATATTGATTTTAAAAATATAGATATTGGAAATCTCGAAGTTTATATTGAATTTATGGAAAACTCGGGATTATTCGATTTTCTTCAAAATGGAGTACATAAAAGCTTGGTTGACTTTGTATATGGAGTGGAAACTGGTTTAGACTCAAATGGTAGAAAAAATCGTTCTGGCAAAGTTATGGAAGATATTCTTGAGAGAAATGTAGCAAAAATGTGTGAACGATTAAATTATAAATATAAAGATCAAGCATCAGCGAAATGGATGCATGATACTTGGGGAGTTCATGTTCCAGTGGATAAATCAGAAAGACGCTTTGATATGGCCATCTATGATGATGAAAGAGATAAAGTTTATGTAATTGAAACAAACTATTATGGCGGCGGCGGTTCTAAATTAAAATCTGTTTCTGGTGAATTTAGAAGCCTTAATAATCTAATAAATTCGAGTGAGCATGATGTAACATTCGCTTGGGTAACTGATGGACAAGGATGGCATACAGCTAAGATACCATTATCTGAGGCATTCCAAGATATTAAAAACATTTTCAATTTGAGTATGCTCAGAAAAGATTATATTTACGACCTGATTAAATAG
- a CDS encoding DpnII family type II restriction endonuclease yields the protein MNFQEYKEKSITEKVNYFLKNLSISNREASYYVKWDKIKKQSKEYTNELKKLNQLLGQKNVEEKAEKLFIEDPSVLEAIPILIALRLRTQKVINVMELDGNYNKSFYSINFSNIDLEKIDVYMKFIRDSGLFEFFKNSPINDLRDYIYGVEVGMDTNARKNRSGKVMKDFIQKNIESVCKRLGFKYEFDIKSSQLKKKWNYSINSDKKGREFNAAILDEKNNELYVIVNDYYGGGGTKPSTVTDGFIELDRSIKKSKDEATFIWITDGLGWNDGVEAFTIAFKKIDYVFNMEMVENDFIYELLK from the coding sequence GTGAATTTCCAAGAGTATAAAGAGAAATCGATTACGGAGAAAGTAAATTATTTTTTAAAGAATTTAAGTATATCTAATAGGGAAGCTAGTTATTATGTGAAGTGGGATAAAATTAAAAAGCAATCTAAGGAATATACCAATGAATTGAAAAAATTAAATCAACTTTTGGGACAGAAAAATGTTGAAGAAAAAGCTGAAAAATTATTTATTGAGGATCCATCAGTACTAGAAGCTATACCAATTTTAATAGCATTGAGACTGAGAACTCAAAAAGTTATCAATGTCATGGAATTGGATGGTAACTATAATAAAAGTTTTTACTCGATTAACTTCAGTAATATTGATTTAGAAAAAATAGATGTTTATATGAAATTTATAAGAGATTCAGGCCTCTTCGAGTTCTTTAAAAACAGTCCAATAAATGATTTGAGAGATTATATATACGGTGTGGAGGTCGGAATGGATACAAACGCTCGAAAAAACCGTTCAGGAAAGGTTATGAAAGATTTTATTCAAAAAAATATTGAGAGTGTTTGTAAAAGATTAGGATTTAAATACGAATTTGATATTAAATCATCACAATTAAAGAAAAAATGGAATTATAGTATTAATTCTGATAAAAAAGGACGGGAATTTAATGCGGCAATTCTCGATGAAAAAAATAATGAATTATACGTCATAGTAAATGATTACTATGGAGGTGGAGGAACCAAACCTTCTACTGTTACAGATGGATTTATAGAATTAGATAGAAGCATAAAAAAAAGTAAAGATGAGGCTACTTTTATATGGATAACAGATGGTTTAGGTTGGAATGATGGCGTTGAAGCTTTCACAATTGCATTCAAAAAAATTGATTATGTCTTTAATATGGAAATGGTAGAAAATGACTTTATTTATGAACTGCTAAAATAA
- a CDS encoding DNA-methyltransferase encodes MSSNIYFEESCGKLILDNAFEALEKLEEDSVDLIFADPPYFLSSGGISNSGGRMVSVDKGDWDKSLTVEEKHMYNKKWIKLCKRVMKDNATIWISGTLHNIYSVGMALEEEGFKILNNITWQKTNPPPNLGCRNFTHSTETILWAKKDTKKAKHFFDYSRMKSINGDKQMKDVWTGNLTPQHEKVFGSHPTQKPLYLLERIIQASSQKCDVVLDPFLGSGTTAVACKKLERNYIGIDINQDYLEIAEKRLKNTSTQLSLF; translated from the coding sequence GTGTCTAGTAATATTTATTTTGAAGAATCATGCGGTAAATTGATTCTTGATAATGCTTTTGAAGCCTTAGAGAAATTAGAGGAAGACAGTGTAGATTTAATTTTTGCAGATCCGCCATATTTTTTATCTTCTGGAGGTATTTCAAATTCTGGAGGCAGAATGGTCTCAGTTGATAAAGGAGATTGGGATAAATCTCTTACTGTGGAAGAAAAGCATATGTACAACAAAAAATGGATTAAATTATGTAAAAGAGTAATGAAAGATAATGCAACAATTTGGATTTCAGGAACGTTGCATAATATATATTCTGTAGGTATGGCTTTAGAAGAAGAAGGCTTTAAAATACTAAATAATATTACTTGGCAAAAAACGAACCCCCCACCAAATTTAGGATGCAGAAATTTCACACACTCTACTGAGACAATACTTTGGGCAAAGAAGGATACTAAAAAGGCTAAACACTTCTTTGACTATAGTCGCATGAAGAGTATTAATGGGGATAAGCAAATGAAAGATGTATGGACTGGTAATCTTACTCCTCAACACGAAAAAGTATTCGGTTCACATCCTACACAAAAGCCACTTTATTTATTAGAACGAATTATACAAGCATCTTCTCAAAAATGCGACGTCGTGCTTGATCCCTTTCTAGGCAGCGGAACGACAGCTGTAGCGTGTAAAAAACTAGAAAGAAACTATATTGGAATAGATATTAATCAAGATTACTTAGAAATAGCTGAAAAAAGACTTAAAAATACTTCAACACAACTTTCCCTATTTTAA
- a CDS encoding DNA adenine methylase: MHPFVKWAGGKRQYLPKILEEAPRQFNSYFEPFVGGGAVLFGLEHNPSFINDINTHLIHTYNEIKHNPNDLIAMLTEFDKIPLDAEKYKEFRSTYNQHITDNIYNTETAALFIFLNKHSFNGLYRVNSKGLYNVPWNKKEFATSFNKENLMDISKFLQDVQLTSQDFETVALKAEKGDFVFFDSPYTPINPTSFTSYDKTGFKLEDHIRLSKVFRLLNERGVYCMLTNHNTDLIQDLYKDFNIEEINVRRSINSVASKRTGKELIIKNY; the protein is encoded by the coding sequence ATGCACCCCTTTGTAAAATGGGCAGGAGGTAAAAGACAATACTTGCCCAAAATTTTAGAAGAAGCACCTAGACAATTCAACTCGTATTTTGAACCTTTTGTAGGAGGTGGCGCTGTATTGTTCGGTTTAGAACATAACCCTTCATTTATTAATGATATTAATACTCACCTCATCCACACCTACAATGAAATCAAACATAATCCTAATGATTTAATAGCAATGCTAACCGAATTTGATAAAATACCATTGGACGCAGAAAAGTATAAAGAATTCCGCTCTACTTATAACCAACATATAACTGATAACATTTACAATACAGAAACAGCTGCTCTTTTTATTTTTCTTAATAAACATTCGTTTAACGGCCTATATAGAGTTAACAGTAAAGGGCTTTATAATGTCCCTTGGAATAAAAAAGAGTTTGCTACTTCATTTAATAAAGAAAATCTAATGGATATTTCAAAATTTTTGCAGGATGTTCAATTAACTAGTCAAGACTTTGAAACTGTAGCTTTAAAAGCTGAAAAAGGCGACTTTGTATTTTTTGATAGTCCTTATACTCCTATTAACCCTACTAGTTTTACATCATACGATAAAACCGGCTTTAAATTAGAAGATCATATTCGTCTATCAAAAGTATTTAGATTACTTAATGAACGCGGAGTTTATTGCATGCTTACCAATCACAATACTGACTTAATACAAGACTTATATAAAGATTTTAATATTGAAGAAATTAATGTTCGGAGAAGTATCAACTCTGTTGCTAGTAAACGTACAGGGAAAGAGCTGATTATTAAAAATTATTAA